One genomic region from Sciurus carolinensis chromosome 2, mSciCar1.2, whole genome shotgun sequence encodes:
- the LOC124976447 gene encoding olfactory receptor 4F15-like, with translation MYETNYTEVYEFVFLGLSTCRPVQHFLLAFSAVFYLTIVLGNTLVMITVTLDTHLHSPMYFLLGNLSFIDLCLSTLMVPKMMSDLYSGHNTISFQGCVMQIFVLHILGGSEMVLLVAMALERYVAICKPLHYLTIMSPWMCSLLLSGAWLIGIIHSVVQLAFVVHLPFCGPNEIDSFYCDLPQFIKLACSDTYSMEFMVTANSGFISLGTFSLLIISYILILFSVWKRPSGGLSKALSTLSAHVSVVVLFFGPCIFVYMWPFPTVPVDKFLAIVDFLITPILNPAIYTLRNKDMKLAMRRLIGQLLGLRKISK, from the coding sequence ATGTATGAAACAAATTACACTGAGGTATATGAATTTGTGTTTCTTGGACTTTCTACCTGCAGACCAGTGCAGCATTTCCTCCTTGCCTTCTCTGCAGTGTTCTACCTCACCATTGTTCTGGGAAACACCCTTGTTATGATTACAGTGACTCTGGATACTCATTTACATTCCCCCATGTACTTCCTTTTAGGAAAcctctcatttattgatttatgtctTTCTACCTTAATGGTTCCCAAGATGATGTCTGACCTGTACTCTGGACACAATACCATATCATTCCAGGGGTGTGTCATGCAGATTTTTGTCCTTCATATCCTGGGTGGATCTGAGATGGTGCTCCTGGTAGCCATGGCCTTGGAGagatatgtggccatctgcaagcccctcCACTACCTGACCATCATGAGCCCATGGATGTGCAGTTTGCTCCTGTCTGGCGCTTGGCTTATTGGTATCATTCATTCGGTGGTACAGTTAGCTTTTGTTGTCCATTTGCCTTTCTGTGGTCCTAATGAAATAGATAGCTTTTACTGTGATCTTCCTCAATTTATCAAACTGGCCTGCTCAGACACCTACAGCATGGAGTTCATGGTGACTGCCAACAGTGGGTTCATTTCCTTAGGCACCTTCTCCTTGCTGATCATCTCCTATATCCTCATCCTGTTCAGTGTATGGAAACGCCCTTCAGGAGGATTGTCCAAGGCCCTCTCTACCCTTTCAGCTCACGTCTctgtggtggttttgttttttggaccATGCATCTTTGTTTATATGTGGCCATTTCCCACGGTGCCAGTGGATAAGTTTCTTGCCATTGTGGACTTTCTGATCACACCTATCCTGAATCCTGCAATTTACACACTGAGGAACAAAGACATGAAGCTGGCAATGAGGAGACTGATTGGTCAGCTCCTGGGTCTGAGGAAAATCTCCAAATAA